A single Nocardioides bizhenqiangii DNA region contains:
- a CDS encoding D-alanine--D-alanine ligase family protein, whose protein sequence is MNPLRVAVIGGGTSCEHDVSLASAAAAGNALTAAGHDVVRLTIDRDGMWRDGAALPIGLAGAIDVLRDCQVAVPMLHGPGGEDGTLAALCDLADVPYVGSSLGASAVAMDKWATKLVAEAIGVPTAPGRLVTRSTADTETFTHPVVVKPVAAGSSHGVSMVRAASDLAAALDAAFAVDDRVLVEDVVVGREIDLAVFGRADGTRTVPPALEIVVPASGIFDLDSKYDGSAQFRIPAPVSDADRAALESAAVAVYDALGCAGVARVDFFLTDRGPVLNEVNTIPGFTEHSQVPRMFAAVGTSYPELLDAMVREAVADRVTVP, encoded by the coding sequence ATGAACCCGTTACGCGTGGCCGTGATCGGCGGCGGCACCAGCTGTGAGCACGACGTCTCGCTCGCCTCGGCGGCGGCGGCCGGCAACGCCCTGACCGCCGCCGGCCACGACGTCGTACGGCTGACGATCGACCGGGACGGGATGTGGCGCGACGGTGCGGCGCTCCCGATCGGCCTGGCCGGCGCGATCGACGTCCTGCGCGACTGCCAGGTCGCCGTACCCATGCTGCACGGTCCCGGCGGCGAGGACGGCACCCTCGCTGCGCTGTGCGACCTGGCGGACGTGCCGTACGTCGGCTCCTCCCTCGGCGCGAGCGCGGTGGCCATGGACAAGTGGGCCACCAAGCTGGTCGCGGAGGCGATCGGCGTGCCGACCGCTCCGGGCCGGCTGGTGACCCGCTCCACGGCCGACACGGAGACCTTCACGCACCCGGTGGTCGTGAAGCCGGTCGCGGCAGGATCCAGCCACGGGGTGTCCATGGTCCGCGCCGCCTCCGACCTCGCAGCCGCGCTCGACGCCGCGTTCGCGGTGGACGACCGGGTACTGGTCGAGGACGTCGTGGTCGGCCGCGAGATCGACCTCGCCGTGTTCGGCCGGGCGGACGGCACCCGGACCGTCCCGCCGGCCCTGGAGATCGTCGTGCCGGCGTCCGGGATCTTCGACCTGGACAGCAAGTACGACGGATCGGCGCAGTTCCGCATCCCGGCGCCGGTCTCCGACGCCGACCGGGCAGCGCTCGAGAGCGCAGCCGTCGCCGTGTACGACGCCCTCGGCTGCGCGGGCGTCGCCCGGGTCGACTTCTTCCTGACCGACCGCGGTCCCGTCCTCAACGAGGTCAACACGATCCCCGGCTTCACCGAGCACTCACAGGTGCCGCGGATGTTCGCCGCCGTCGGGACGTCGTACCCCGAGCTGCTCGACGCGATGGTGCGCGAGGCCGTGGCGGACCGGGTGACCGTGCCCTAG
- the alr gene encoding alanine racemase has product MGAVTRGEVMAVVKADAFGHGTVAVARAALAGGATRFGVTSLAEAFALRAAGFTERILSWLNPTDADFAAAAAHGIEVAVPGMAHLAAVRAAPGLDVHLQLDTGMARDGASPDEWIALCGAALAAQTAGELSVVGVMGHLPCADRPADPANAAGRARFDWGLQAAQELGLTPGDHHLAATAATASDPLSHHTMSRIGAGLVGIDESHTAPLRPALTLTAPLVQVRDVTAGTSVGYGHSWRTPYDTRLGLLAVGYADGLPRLASNRAEVLVGGRRRPVVGRISMDMTIVDLGPDDGYEGAREGDLATIFGPGDAGEPTAAEWAGWAETLEHEIVTGLGPRLHRVTVGDPPVDSNRPTLTRIR; this is encoded by the coding sequence ATGGGCGCCGTGACCCGTGGCGAGGTGATGGCGGTGGTGAAGGCCGACGCGTTCGGCCACGGCACGGTCGCCGTCGCCCGCGCGGCACTCGCCGGCGGAGCGACCCGGTTCGGCGTCACCAGCCTCGCCGAGGCGTTCGCCCTGCGGGCGGCCGGCTTCACCGAGCGGATCCTGAGCTGGCTGAACCCGACCGACGCCGACTTCGCGGCCGCGGCGGCGCACGGGATCGAGGTCGCCGTACCCGGCATGGCCCATCTCGCGGCGGTGCGGGCGGCGCCCGGCCTGGACGTCCACCTGCAGCTGGACACCGGCATGGCCCGCGACGGGGCCAGCCCCGACGAGTGGATCGCGCTGTGCGGCGCTGCCCTCGCGGCCCAGACGGCCGGTGAGCTGTCGGTCGTCGGTGTGATGGGGCATCTCCCGTGCGCCGACCGTCCTGCCGACCCGGCGAACGCCGCCGGCCGGGCCCGGTTCGACTGGGGGCTGCAGGCTGCGCAGGAGCTCGGGCTCACCCCCGGCGACCACCACCTCGCCGCGACCGCGGCCACCGCCAGCGATCCGCTCAGTCACCACACGATGAGCCGGATCGGCGCCGGACTGGTCGGCATCGACGAGTCCCATACCGCCCCGCTCCGGCCCGCGCTCACCCTGACCGCCCCCTTGGTGCAGGTTCGTGACGTCACGGCGGGCACGTCGGTCGGCTACGGCCACAGCTGGCGGACCCCCTACGACACCCGGCTCGGCCTGCTGGCCGTGGGGTACGCCGACGGCCTGCCGCGGCTGGCCTCCAACCGGGCCGAGGTGCTGGTGGGCGGACGTCGCCGGCCCGTCGTCGGGCGGATCTCCATGGACATGACCATCGTCGACCTCGGCCCCGACGACGGGTACGAGGGCGCTCGCGAGGGCGACCTGGCGACGATCTTCGGGCCCGGCGACGCCGGCGAGCCGACCGCGGCGGAGTGGGCCGGCTGGGCGGAGACCCTCGAGCATGAGATCGTCACCGGGCTCGGCCCCCGCCTCCATCGCGTCACGGTGGGCGACCCGCCGGTCGACTCGAACCGTCCGACCCTGACGAGGATCCGATGA